The window GCACCCGCACCGGTTACGGCCAGCGTAAGAACACCAAGCGCGCCTACGTCACGCTCCGTGAGGGCAGCGACTCCATCGACATCTTCGGCGGCTCCGCCTCCTAAGGGTCGAGAGAAAAGGACACATTATGGCTATTCGTAAGTACAAGCCGACAACCCCGGGTCGCCGTCAGAGCTCCGTCTCCATGTTCGACGAGATCACTCGTTCGACCCCGGAGAAGTCTCTGCTGCGCCCGATCCACAAGACCGGTGGCCGCAACGTGCACGGCCACATCACCACCCGTCACAAGGGTGGCGGACACAAGCGTCGCTACCGCGTCATCGACTTCCGTCGCAACGACAAGGACGGCGTGCTGGCCAAGGTCGCTCACATCGAGTACGACCCGAACCGCACCGCCAACATCGCTCTGCTCCACTACTTCGACGGCGAGAAGCGCTACATCATCGCCCCGAAGGGTCTCAAGCAGGGCACCATCGTCGAGTCCGGCGCCAACGCCGACATCAAGGTGGGCAACAACCTGCCGCTGCGCAACATCCCGACCGGTACCACCATCCACAACGTCGAGCTGAAGCCGGGCGCCGGCGCCAAGCTCGCACGTTCCGCTGGTGCGTCCATCCAGCTGCTGGGTAAGGAGGGCACCTACGCGGTCCTGCGTATGCCGTCCTCCGAGATCCGCCGCGTCGACATCCGCTGCCGCGCAACCGTCGGCGAGGTCGGCAACGCCGAGCAGATCAACATCCGCTGGGGCAAGGCCGGCCGTATGCGCTGGAAGGGCATCCGCCCGTCTGTCCGTGGTGTCGTCATGAACCCGGTCGACCACCCGCACGGTGGTGGCGAGGGCAAGACCTCGGGTGGTCGCCACCCGGTGTCGCCGTGGGGCCAGAAGGAAGGCCGCACCCGCAACCCGAACCGCTACTCCAACAACATGATCGTGCGTCGTCGCCGGTCCAACAAGAAGCGCTAAGAGGAGGTTAACGATATGCCACGCAGCCTTAAGAAGGGCCCGTTCGTCGATGAGCACCTCCTCAACAAGGTGGATGCTCAGAACGAGGCCGGCACCAAGCAGGTCATCAAGACCTGGTCCCGCCGTTCCACCATTCTCCCGGACTTCATCGGTCACACCTTCGCCGTCCACGACGGTCGTAAGCACGTGCCGGTGTTCGTGGACGACTCCATGGTCGGTCACAAGCTGGGCGAGTTCGCACCCACCAAGACCTTCAAGGGTCACGTCAAGGACGACAAGAAGGGACGTCGATAGCGATGAGTGACACCATCACCTCCGCACGCGCGACGGCCAAGTACGTCCGCACCTCCTCGATGAAGGCTGGCCGCATCCTGGACCTGGTCCGCGGCAAGTCCGTCTCCGAGGCACTCGCGATCCTGAAGTACGCTCCGCAGGACGCTGCCAAGGCCATCGCCAAGGTGGTCGCCTCCGCAGCTGCCAACGCCGAGAACAACTTCGGCCTGGACCCGCGCACCCTGGTCATCTCCGAGGCCTACGCCAACGAGGGTCCGACCATGCGTCGTTTCCAGCCGCGCGCTCAGGGCCGTGCTTTCCAGATCCGCAAGCGCACCAGCCACATCACTGTTGTGGTTGAGAGCCAGAAGGAAGGGGCCAAGTAGTGGGCCAGAAGATTCATCCTCACGGCCTCCGGCTGGGCATCACTTCCGACTGGAAGTCCCACTGGTTCGCCGAGCAGAACTACGCTGATTACGTCGCCGAGGACATCAAGATCCGTGAGTTCCTGTCCACCGGACTGGAGCGCGCCGGAATCGCCGATGTCGTCATCGAGCGCACCCGTGACCGCGTCCGCGTCGACATCCACACCGCCCGCCCGGGCATCGTGATCGGTCGTCGCGGTGCTGAGGCCGACCGCATCCGCCGTGAGCTCGAGAAGCTCACCGGCAAGATGGTCGCCCTCAACATCCTCGAGGTCAAGAACATCGACGCGAACGCGACCCTGGTCGCGCAGTCCGTCGCCGAGCAGCTGGTCAACCGTGTCGCGTTCCGTCGCGCCATGCGTAAGGCCATCCAGTCCGCCATGCGCCAGCCGCAGGTCAAGGGCATCAAGGTTGTCTGTGCGGGTCGTCTCGGCGGTGCCGAGATGGGCCGTATCGAGCGCTACCACGAGGGTCGCGTTCCGCTGCACACCCTGCGTGCCGAGATCGACTACGGCACCGCAGAGGCCCACACCACCTTCGGCCGTATCGGCGTCAAGGTGTGGATCTACAAGGGTGACGTCGTCGGCGGCCGTCGCGAGTCCGAGATCAACGCACCGGCCGAGCGCCGGGGACGCGGTGACCGCAACGCACGCCCGCGTCGTGGCGGCCAGCGTCGTCAGCGCGCCGAGCAGAAGCAGGAGGGTTAAGAATGCTTATCCCCAAGCGCGTGAAGTTCCGTCGCCAGCACCGTCCGCACCGTTCGGGCATCTCCAAGGGCGGCAACAAGATCAGCTTCGGTGACTACGGCATCCAGGCTCTCGAGCCGGCCTATGTCACCAACCGCCAGATCGAGTCGGCCCGTATCGCCATCAACCGCCACGTCAAGCGTGGTGGCAAGGTCTGGATCAACATCTTCCCGGACCGCCCGCTGACCCAGAAGGCACTCGGTGTGCGTATGGGTTCCGGTAAGGGCCCGGTCGAGAAGTGGGTCGCCAACGTCAAGCCGGGTCGCATCCTCTTCGAGATGTCCTACCCGGATGAGGCAACCGCCCTCGAGGCTCTGCGCCGCGCCGGCCAGAAGCTGCCCTGCAAGGTCCGCATCATCAAGAAGGAGGACCAGTACTAATGGCAACCGGTACCCCTGCTTTCGAGTTCCGCGAGCTTGATGCCGCGGAGCTGGAGAACCGCCTGAACGAGGCCAAGGAAGAGCTGTTCAACCTGCGCTTCCAGCTGGCCACCGGTCAGCTGACCAACAACCGCCGCCTTCGCACGGTCAAGCGCGACATCGCCCGCATCTACACTGTCATCCGCGAGCGTGAGCTGGGCCTGTCCGTCGTTCCGGGAGCTGAGGCTTAATCATGAGTGAGGCAAACGTGAACGAGAACAAGAAGGAGAAGGGCGCTCGCAAGATCCGCACCGGCTACGTGGTTTCTGACAAGATGCAGAAGACCATCGTCGTCGAGCTCGAGGATCGCAAGCAGCACGCCCTCTACGGCAAGATCCTGCGCACCAACTCCAAGGTGAAGGCGCACGACGAGGACGAGATCGCCGGCATCGGCGACCGCGTCCGCATCCAGGAGACCCGTCCGCTGTCCAAGGACAAGCACTTCCGTCTCATCGAGATCGTCGAGAAGGCCAAGTAGGCTCTCACCGCCTACCGCCCGAAGACCCCCGCCCCCGGAACCCTGTTCTGGGGGCGGGGGTCTTTCTGCTGCAGTGAGACTCTCGTCACAACTGAGTCGTGTTAATGTGTCGTTAACTTGATGCAGTAAGGCTGAGGGGTTGTTTGGCGTGAGTGAACAGCAGATCCCGAATCAGACTCCCCGGGTCGGATACGTACCCGGTGGCTTCGACATGCTGCACGTGGGACACATCAACGTCCTCATCGCCGCCCGTGATCTGTGTGACTACCTGGTCGTGGGAGTGGCCACCGACGAATCCGGCTCTTCACGATTTAGAGTGCGTTGATCCTGGTTTGCAGCTGCCCGGAGTGAATCAGTGACCGCAAGATGTAGTGGTTGAGGTTCCTGAACCCCGGGGCGATGCCGCGCAGGTGCTCGAGCCGTCCGTTGATCGCCTCGACCGGCCCGTTGGATGCGCCGATATCGAAATAGGCGAGGATGTCCTCACGCCGGCGCCACAAGGTGCGCCCGAGTTGGGCGAGCTCCTCCAGCCCGGCGGGTAGTCCCTTACGAATGCTGTTGATCACCCTGCTCATCAGCTTCTTTCCCTCCGATTTCTTCGGATGCCCGTACGCCTGGATCATGTCCTGGTAGAACATCCAGGTGACCTCGAGTGCGACGTACTCATCGTCGGTGGCCCACAACAGGTCCAGTCGCTGTTTCTGCCGCTGCGTGAGGTAGTTCGTGCGGGTCAACAAGGTCCGGCGGTGCTTGTACAACGGGTCGTCCTTGCGTCCACGACGCCCGGTGGTCTCCCGTTGCAGTCGCTGCCGGCACCCGCTGAGCTTCCCAGCTGCCAGATGGATTACGTGAAACGGATCCATCACCTTGGTTGCGTCCGGGAGGACCTGGTCCACGGCGCAGGCATAGCCGGCAAACCCGTCCATGGTCACCACCTGCACCTGCTGGCGGAACTTAGGGTCGCGTTCCTGCAGCCACGTGCGCAGCACTTCCGCGCTTCGTCCGGAGCGGATCTCCAGCAGTCGGGCAGGCCCACGCCCATCCACCAGCGGGGTGAGGTCGACGAGGATGGTCACCAGGTTCGACGGTTCCGTGGGGCGACGGGTGTGTTTCCAGACGTGCTCGTCGACGCCGAGGATGCGCACCCCGTCGAGGTGGTGCGGGTTGTCGTAGACGAGCTTACGGCAGGCATCGAGTGCCACCTGGTTGACCAGCTCCCACCCGATACCCAACGCTTTGGCGGTGGCGGACACGCTCATCCGGTCGATCGCCAGTCGCTGGAGGATCCAGCGGGTGACCCGGTGGGTGAGCTTCGCACCGTCATCGGCACACGTCAGGGAGGCCTGGAAGATCTTCCTGCCGCAGGCTGGATAGCTGCAGGTGAACCTCGGGGGACGCGCACGTGCAGACGGGTGGGAAACCCGACGACGGGAAGGTCGACCAGGGGCCGGACGGGTGACGTCCGTTAGCGTGGTGTATCTGTAACTGCCGGTGAGGACCCCATGGAAGATGTGGGCGACCACCGCAGTACCTTTCGAATCAACTCCTACATCTCCTCGAAAGGGACAACCCACGATGGCCGCTGGCCCCCATCATATCGACCCGACCACCTACCTCGACGACCTACTGTCTCAAGCCTCCCCGGACCTGATGAGACAGATGCTGCAGAATTTCATCAACCAGATCCTGTCCACCCAGGCCGACCAGATCTGCGGCGCCGATTACGCCACCACATCCGAGTCCCGCACCAACGTCCGCAACGGCTACCGCCACCGAGACCTCGACACCAGAGTCGGCACCATCGACGTCGCCGTGCCGAAACTACGCACCGGTTCCTTCTTCCCGGACTGGCTGCTGGAACGACGCACCCGGGCCGAACGGGCCCTGACCACCGTGATCGCCACCTGCTACCTCAAAGGCGTGTCGACCCGCAGGATGAACGACCTGGTCGCCAGCTTGGGGATCAACAATCTCTCGAAATCACAGGTCTCAGAGATGGCCAAAGATCTTGATCAGATGGTGGAGGATTTCCGGACCCGCCCGTTGGATTCTGGCCCGTATCTGTATGTTTCCTGCGACGCGTTGACCATGAAGGTCCGTGAAGGCGGGCGGGTGGTCAAGACCTCCGTCCTGCTGGCCACCGGCGTCAATGCCGAAGGCTATCGGGAACTACTCGGTATGCAGGTCGCCACCTCGGAGTCGGTGGCCTCCTGGACCGGTTTCTTCCGCGATCTCAAGGCCCGGGGCCTGGACCAGGTGTACCTGGTCACCAGCGACGCGCACCTGGGGATCCAGCACGCCATCGGCGAGGTGCTGCCCAACGCCTCCTGGCAGCGGTGCCGCACGCACTTCGCTAAGAACCTCTCCGGGCTGGTGCCCAAGACGCAGTGGCCGACGTTGTCGGCGATGTTTCAGACGATCTTCCAGCAACCCGATGCCCAGGCTGTGTGGGATCAGGCACGGGAGGTGGTGGGCTTCTGTGAGCAGAAGTTCCCGCATGTCGCGGACTACCTCGAGGAGTCCCTCGACGAGCTGCTGGCTTTCACCCACGCCCCGAAGGCGGTGTGGACGAAGGTGTGGTCGAACAACCCGACCGAAAGGCTCAACCGGGAGATCCGCCGGCGCACCGACGTCGTCGGGATCTTCCCCAACCGCGAGGCCGTGGTCCGCCTCGTGGGTGCCGTGTTGGCGGAGCAGCACGATGATTGGATCCAGCAGAAGCGCTACATGTCGCTGACGAGCCTGGAGCAGACGAAGGCGATGATGGCTGCCCACCTCATCGATGCCGGCGAAGCCACTCAGGAGGTCGCATGAGCCAGTCTCACCATCGGGCTCGTGCCGGTCCCTGACACCGTCATGCTGCTTGTTTTATCGAAAGGCAGATACACCACTCCCGCGGACTTGACCTACGTCGCCCGGCGTACCGAGGAGGGGTTGTCGAAAAGGGAGATTATTCGCTGCCTGAAGCGCGCGATCGTCCGGGAGATCTACCGGGTCATATGCACCAGGCGCAGTACGCCACAGCCCAGGGATCTTCGTCGGGATGAGTTGAAAGAACTGCGTATCGCGAAGCATCTCACCCAGGTGGTTGTAGCGAAGCATCTGGGGTGTGCCCCGGCGAGGATCAGTGACATCGAGACTGGAAAACGTCCGTTGACGGAATTAGCATCGGCCTACGAAAAATTTCTGAAAAGCGCTTGACACAATATAGGAGCATCGCAACCCGAAGAGCCCGAAAAGGGGAGACCTTAGGCCGATATAACCGCACGTAGGGGCATATATTCTGCAAATTGGCCCACGGGGGCGTTGGCGCCTCTGTCGGGAAACCTTCAGGGGAATATCCGGGGATACCCTGAGGCTCTGGGAGTCATAGGCCGTTACACTAGTTGCTGTGAAAAGTCTTACCTTCTCCCGTCTCTCTGACCGTCGTGTACTGCTGGCCCTCGGCGTGGTCCTGCTGCTGGCCCTCGGCGCAGCCGCCTGGGGGATCCTGCGCCCCGGGGCGGGCCCGGTGCTGGCCGCGAACGAGGTCACGGAGCTGCGGCCCCGGGAGGTGGTCTCGACGGTGCCGGTGACCGCCACGGTCGAGTCCCGGCACTCTGTGGCGCTGTCGACGCACCTCAGCGGTGCGGTGGAGGCCCTGCACGTGCGTGTCGGCGATCGGGTGCAGGAGGGGCAGGTCCTCGCGGAGATCGACGTCTCGGGGGTGCAGAAGGAGATCGACACCCAGCTCTCCCAGCAGCTGGCCACCGACGCCGCGAACCTCTCCGCCGTCGAGAACGCCCAGCTGCAGCACCAGCACCTGCAGGACTCGGTGAATCAGGGACTCAATCCGCAGATCACCGCGGCCGAGGCGGCCCTGAGGCAGGCGGAGTCCCAGTACACGGAGGCCGAGGAGGCCTTCGCGGTGAAGCGCGCCAACGTCGAACAGGGGGCGGAGGCTGAGCTGCACTCGCAGGCGACCGCCGTCGACAATGCCCGACGGGACGTCTACTCGGCGGCCCTGGACGCCGCGCGGGCCGGCATGGCCACCGTCAACACCGCCCTCGCCGCCGACGCCGACGCCGTCTCCCCGATCCTCGGTGAACTGCAGGCGGACCACCGCTACGACAGCGCCGACAAGTCCCTCACCACGGCGCAGGAGAGCTACGACCTCACCCTGCGCCGCCTCGACCAGGAGCTGGCCAACCAGCAGCGGGCCGTCGCCCAGGCCTTCGCCGCCCGGACCGAGGCGGCCGTCGCCCTGGAGGCGACGAAACTCGGTGTCCAGCAGCAGCTCGACACCAGTGCCGCCGCCGTGGACCAGGCCTGGCGGGGCATGGCGGCAGCGCAGTCGGCCGCCGGCCAGTCCGTGAGCCGCCTGCGCGTGGACATCTCCGCGCGGGAGGCGCGGGCCCCGATGGCGGGGGTGGTCACCGCGGTGGGGGCGAAGCAGGGGACGGCCGCCACCGGACCGCTGTTCACCATCGCCGACCCCGAGCGCCTCATTCTGCGTTCGAACGTGAAGGAGATCGACGCCGCGAAGATCTCCGTCGGTGACGAGGTCACCTTCACCACCCCCGGCACGGGGACGAAGAGGTACACCGGCCGCGTGCTCAGCGTGTCGCCGGTCGCCCAGGCCCCCGCGGCCGGCGCCGGTGAGTCCGGCGGGCAGTCCCCGCGCCCCGAGTTTCCGGTGGAGATCGAGGTGACCGGTGACGTGGAGGGTCTGCGGATCGGTGGCAGCGCGAAGGTGCAGATCGTCACCGACAAGGAGACGAAGGGGCTGGCCGTGCCACGGGAGGCGCTTCTCGACGACAACGGCAGCCACCACGTCCTCGTACTGCGTCCGGTCGACGGTGGGCACGAGGTGACGAAGGTGCCGGTGACCATCGGCATCCTCACCGACCTCGAGGCCTCCGTCAGCGGCGTGGAGGCCGGTGACCTGGTGCTCAACCAGGCGGCGAATCACCGGGACTCGGTGGGCCAGCGGGTGAACGTCGAGAAGCAGGCCGATCAGTGACCGCACTCATCGAGATGCGGGACATCGTCAAGACCTTCAACATCGGCACCCCGGCGGAGATCACGATCCTCCACGGCTGCGACGTCACCGTCGAGGAGGGCGAGTTCGTGTCCGTCATCGGCGCCTCCGGCTCCGGCAAGTCCACGCTCATGAACATCATCGGCCTGCTCGACCGGCCGACCTCGGGCACGTACAGCCTCGCCGGGACCGACGTCCTCGGCATCTCGGACGACCAGCTGGCCCGGTTCCGCAGCCAGAAGATCGGCTTCGTGTTCCAGAACTTCAACCTCATCGGGCGTATCGACGCCCTCCGCAACGTCGAGATGCCCATGATGTACGCAGGCGTCCCCGCGCGGGAGCGGCAGGAGCGGGCCCGGGAACTGCTTGAGCTGGTGGGCATGGGGGACCGG of the Corynebacterium humireducens NBRC 106098 = DSM 45392 genome contains:
- the rplB gene encoding 50S ribosomal protein L2; translation: MAIRKYKPTTPGRRQSSVSMFDEITRSTPEKSLLRPIHKTGGRNVHGHITTRHKGGGHKRRYRVIDFRRNDKDGVLAKVAHIEYDPNRTANIALLHYFDGEKRYIIAPKGLKQGTIVESGANADIKVGNNLPLRNIPTGTTIHNVELKPGAGAKLARSAGASIQLLGKEGTYAVLRMPSSEIRRVDIRCRATVGEVGNAEQINIRWGKAGRMRWKGIRPSVRGVVMNPVDHPHGGGEGKTSGGRHPVSPWGQKEGRTRNPNRYSNNMIVRRRRSNKKR
- the rpsS gene encoding 30S ribosomal protein S19, whose product is MPRSLKKGPFVDEHLLNKVDAQNEAGTKQVIKTWSRRSTILPDFIGHTFAVHDGRKHVPVFVDDSMVGHKLGEFAPTKTFKGHVKDDKKGRR
- the rplV gene encoding 50S ribosomal protein L22, whose protein sequence is MSDTITSARATAKYVRTSSMKAGRILDLVRGKSVSEALAILKYAPQDAAKAIAKVVASAAANAENNFGLDPRTLVISEAYANEGPTMRRFQPRAQGRAFQIRKRTSHITVVVESQKEGAK
- the rpsC gene encoding 30S ribosomal protein S3, which encodes MGQKIHPHGLRLGITSDWKSHWFAEQNYADYVAEDIKIREFLSTGLERAGIADVVIERTRDRVRVDIHTARPGIVIGRRGAEADRIRRELEKLTGKMVALNILEVKNIDANATLVAQSVAEQLVNRVAFRRAMRKAIQSAMRQPQVKGIKVVCAGRLGGAEMGRIERYHEGRVPLHTLRAEIDYGTAEAHTTFGRIGVKVWIYKGDVVGGRRESEINAPAERRGRGDRNARPRRGGQRRQRAEQKQEG
- the rplP gene encoding 50S ribosomal protein L16; translation: MLIPKRVKFRRQHRPHRSGISKGGNKISFGDYGIQALEPAYVTNRQIESARIAINRHVKRGGKVWINIFPDRPLTQKALGVRMGSGKGPVEKWVANVKPGRILFEMSYPDEATALEALRRAGQKLPCKVRIIKKEDQY
- the rpmC gene encoding 50S ribosomal protein L29, with product MATGTPAFEFRELDAAELENRLNEAKEELFNLRFQLATGQLTNNRRLRTVKRDIARIYTVIRERELGLSVVPGAEA
- the rpsQ gene encoding 30S ribosomal protein S17 translates to MSEANVNENKKEKGARKIRTGYVVSDKMQKTIVVELEDRKQHALYGKILRTNSKVKAHDEDEIAGIGDRVRIQETRPLSKDKHFRLIEIVEKAK
- a CDS encoding adenylyltransferase/cytidyltransferase family protein; protein product: MSEQQIPNQTPRVGYVPGGFDMLHVGHINVLIAARDLCDYLVVGVATDESGSSRFRVR
- a CDS encoding IS256 family transposase yields the protein MAAGPHHIDPTTYLDDLLSQASPDLMRQMLQNFINQILSTQADQICGADYATTSESRTNVRNGYRHRDLDTRVGTIDVAVPKLRTGSFFPDWLLERRTRAERALTTVIATCYLKGVSTRRMNDLVASLGINNLSKSQVSEMAKDLDQMVEDFRTRPLDSGPYLYVSCDALTMKVREGGRVVKTSVLLATGVNAEGYRELLGMQVATSESVASWTGFFRDLKARGLDQVYLVTSDAHLGIQHAIGEVLPNASWQRCRTHFAKNLSGLVPKTQWPTLSAMFQTIFQQPDAQAVWDQAREVVGFCEQKFPHVADYLEESLDELLAFTHAPKAVWTKVWSNNPTERLNREIRRRTDVVGIFPNREAVVRLVGAVLAEQHDDWIQQKRYMSLTSLEQTKAMMAAHLIDAGEATQEVA
- a CDS encoding efflux RND transporter periplasmic adaptor subunit — encoded protein: MKSLTFSRLSDRRVLLALGVVLLLALGAAAWGILRPGAGPVLAANEVTELRPREVVSTVPVTATVESRHSVALSTHLSGAVEALHVRVGDRVQEGQVLAEIDVSGVQKEIDTQLSQQLATDAANLSAVENAQLQHQHLQDSVNQGLNPQITAAEAALRQAESQYTEAEEAFAVKRANVEQGAEAELHSQATAVDNARRDVYSAALDAARAGMATVNTALAADADAVSPILGELQADHRYDSADKSLTTAQESYDLTLRRLDQELANQQRAVAQAFAARTEAAVALEATKLGVQQQLDTSAAAVDQAWRGMAAAQSAAGQSVSRLRVDISAREARAPMAGVVTAVGAKQGTAATGPLFTIADPERLILRSNVKEIDAAKISVGDEVTFTTPGTGTKRYTGRVLSVSPVAQAPAAGAGESGGQSPRPEFPVEIEVTGDVEGLRIGGSAKVQIVTDKETKGLAVPREALLDDNGSHHVLVLRPVDGGHEVTKVPVTIGILTDLEASVSGVEAGDLVLNQAANHRDSVGQRVNVEKQADQ
- a CDS encoding ABC transporter ATP-binding protein; the encoded protein is MRDIVKTFNIGTPAEITILHGCDVTVEEGEFVSVIGASGSGKSTLMNIIGLLDRPTSGTYSLAGTDVLGISDDQLARFRSQKIGFVFQNFNLIGRIDALRNVEMPMMYAGVPARERQERARELLELVGMGDRTGHLPNELSGGQKQRVAIARSLANSPDLLLADEPTGALDSATGRLVMDLFHELHRDHGMTIMFITHNPELAEETGRIITMRDGLIA